From Musa acuminata AAA Group cultivar baxijiao chromosome BXJ3-8, Cavendish_Baxijiao_AAA, whole genome shotgun sequence, one genomic window encodes:
- the LOC135581500 gene encoding 22.3 kDa class VI heat shock protein-like gives MAHIHCDGKLQRRTKKERFPQVIQEESDPFFSKRQLTKAFIKQNSILTVALDAAASSSPMPPRRAIDVRSGDPNPHKWRVPLTEDAFDSFIAHGGDAARKVFGEGSLFSPLLFGKFFDPGDAFPLWELESEPLLSGLRSTSKTSVDWFETDSEYVLKADLPAARKCEIEVCGPKEKVMDISGLWRGRETDARDWKIGRWWEHGFVRRLELPQDANWKKMEAYITDDILLEIKIPKQTSESSKVHAVQAKESEFV, from the exons ATGGCACATATCCACTGTGATGGAAAGCTACAGAGAAGGACAAAGAAAGAGAGATTCCCTCAAGTAATTCAAGAGGAATCCGATCCCTTCTTTTCCAAAAGGCAGCTCACCAAAGCTTTTATAAAGCAGAATTCCATTTTGACCGTCGCCCTCgacgctgctgcttcttcttcgccGATGCCGCCCCGAAGGGCGATCGATGTCCGGTCCGGCGACCCGAACCCGCACAAATGGCGCGTCCCCCTCACCGAAGACGCCTTCGATTCTTTCATTGCTCACGGCGGGGACGCTGCCCGAAAGGTGTTCGGCGAAGGTTCGCTCTTCAGCCCGTTACTGTTCGGCAAGTTCTTCGACCCCGGCGATGCCTTCCCTCTGTGGGAGCTCGAGTCGGAACCGCTGCTCTCGGGCCTCCGGAGCACCTCCAAAACCTCCGTTGATTGGTTCGAAACGGACTCCGAGTACGTCCTGAAAGCTGATTTGCCAG CTGCAAGAAAGTGCGAGATAGAAGTATGTGGCCCCAAGGAGAAGGTGATGGACATCAGCGGGCTGTGGAGAGGGCGAGAGACCGATGCAAGAGACTGGAAGATCGGCCGCTGGTGGGAGCATGGATTCGTCCGCCGCCTGGAGCTGCCACAGGATGCAAATTGGAAGAAGATGGAAGCCTACATCACTGATGACATCTTACTGGAGATAAAGATCCCAAAGCAGACTTCTGAGAGCAGCAAGGTGCATGCTGTGCAAGCCAAGGAATCCGAATTCGTGTGA
- the LOC135646039 gene encoding chitin-inducible gibberellin-responsive protein 1-like isoform X2, which produces MDLHQFYGLSGTDISYEFPSPRNLACAEWTFDSIKLAIGNSLSSPFSSQFECDNFSAISDGKGQTERYSSPLDNDGALMQSQVRLLSDTQVPSESVHAVSSQRIRYALQEIETVLMAPDTCEPIDPDLNKDKPPQLRKQGSRTRTREVQFKSSDPAQPQSLSVTYLDMSHEIRQEKRLKRIKFAGGDVKQLLIECAEALSENKIDKFELLVEEARGVVSISGEPIQRLGAYMLEGLVARHESSGTSIYHALRCREPESKELLSYMRILYDICPYLKFGYMAANGAIADALKTENRIHIIDFQIAQGTQWITLIQALAVRPGGPPHVRITGIDDPTSEYARGDGLQLVGKMLSDMSKKFNIPLEFKGLPVYGPEVTREMLEIRPGEALAVNFTLQLHHTPDEGVDVNNPRDGLLRMVKGLSPRVTTLVEQESNTNTTSFLTRFMETLEYYSAMLESIDATLPRDSKERINVEQHCLAKDIVNIIACEGKERVERHELLGKWRSRLSMAGFKPYPLSSYVNSVIKTLLGYYSDKYTLVEKDGAMLLGWKNRNLISASAWH; this is translated from the coding sequence ATGGACCTCCATCAGTTTTATGGATTGAGTGGCACAGACATATCCTATGAATTCCCTTCTCCAAGAAATCTGGCTTGTGCTGAATGGACTTTTGATTCAATCAAATTAGCTATTGGCAATTCGCTGAGCTCCCCTTTTTCCAGCCAGTTTGAGTGTGACAATTTTTCTGCAATTAGTGATGGTAAAGGACAGACTGAACGGTACAGCTCTCCGTTAGACAATGACGGTGCATTGATGCAGTCCCAAGTTCGTCTTCTATCGGACACTCAGGTACCATCAGAATCAGTACATGCAGTTTCCAGCCAGAGGATAAGGTATGCTCTACAAGAGATTGAGACTGTTCTCATGGCACCTGATACTTGTGAACCAATCGATCCTGATTTGAATAAAGATAAACCACCTCAGCTCAGAAAGCAGGGGTCAAGAACGAGGACCCGTGAGGTCCAATTCAAGTCTTCTGATCCTGCACAGCCTCAGTCTCTCTCTGTTACATATCTAGATATGAGCCATGAAATCCGTCAGGAGAAACGTCTTAAAAGAATAAAGTTTGCAGGTGGTGATGTGAAACAGCTTCTAATCGAGTGTGCAGAAGCTTTATCTGAGAATAAGATAGATAAATTTGAATTATTGGTCGAGGAAGCCCGAGGTGTTGTTTCTATCAGTGGTGAGCCTATCCAGCGTCTTGGTGCTTATATGCTAGAAGGGCTAGTGGCAAGGCACGAGTCTTCTGGCACCAGCATCTATCATGCCTTGAGGTGCCGTGAGCCAGAGAGCAAGGAGCTTCTCTCTTACATGCGGATCTTGTATGACATCTGCCCCTACTTAAAGTTTGGATATATGGCAGCGAATGGAGCAATTGCTGATGCACTGAAAACTGAGAACAGAATCCACATCATAGACTTTCAAATTGCTCAAGGTACCCAATGGATCACTCTTATACAGGCATTAGCTGTAAGACCTGGGGGTCCACCACATGTGCGAATCACAGGGATCGATGACCCAACATCGGAGTATGCCCGAGGAGATGGCTTGCAGCTAGTCGGGAAGATGTTGTCAGACATGTCCAAGAAGTTCAATATTCCCCTCGAGTTTAAAGGCCTCCCTGTGTATGGCCCCGAGGTCACAAGAGAAATGTTGGAGATTAGACCCGGGGAAGCACTTGCCGTGAACTTCACTCTTCAGCTTCACCACACACCGGATGAAGGTGTCGATGTGAACAACCCTCGTGATGGATTGCTCCGGATGGTGAAGGGATTGTCTCCGAGAGTGACGACGCTGGTGGAGCAAGAGTCCAACACCAACACAACATCATTCTTGACAAGATTCATGGAGACTCTAGAATATTACTCTGCCATGCTCGAATCAATAGATGCGACGCTGCCGAGGGACAGCAAGGAGAGGATAAACGTGGAGCAGCACTGTCTGGCAAAGGACATAGTTAACATCATTGCCTGTGAAGGGAAGGAGAGGGTGGAGAGACACGAGCTACTTGGCAAGTGGAGGTCCAGGCTTAGCATGGCCGGTTTCAAGCCTTACCCGCTCAGCTCCTATGTGAACTCCGTGATAAAGACTCTATTGGGATACTACTCTGATAAATATACCTTGGTGGAGAAAGATGGCGCGATGCTGCTGGGTTGGAAGAACAGGAACCTGATCTCGGCTTCTGCTTGGCACTGA
- the LOC135646039 gene encoding chitin-inducible gibberellin-responsive protein 1-like isoform X1 has translation MVIFYGFPVDCEQLMVMAVSVELLSFDWMFFLYFTAIGACFLRKLWFLRKLIRMEDISPIDAHPSSMDLHQFYGLSGTDISYEFPSPRNLACAEWTFDSIKLAIGNSLSSPFSSQFECDNFSAISDGKGQTERYSSPLDNDGALMQSQVRLLSDTQVPSESVHAVSSQRIRYALQEIETVLMAPDTCEPIDPDLNKDKPPQLRKQGSRTRTREVQFKSSDPAQPQSLSVTYLDMSHEIRQEKRLKRIKFAGGDVKQLLIECAEALSENKIDKFELLVEEARGVVSISGEPIQRLGAYMLEGLVARHESSGTSIYHALRCREPESKELLSYMRILYDICPYLKFGYMAANGAIADALKTENRIHIIDFQIAQGTQWITLIQALAVRPGGPPHVRITGIDDPTSEYARGDGLQLVGKMLSDMSKKFNIPLEFKGLPVYGPEVTREMLEIRPGEALAVNFTLQLHHTPDEGVDVNNPRDGLLRMVKGLSPRVTTLVEQESNTNTTSFLTRFMETLEYYSAMLESIDATLPRDSKERINVEQHCLAKDIVNIIACEGKERVERHELLGKWRSRLSMAGFKPYPLSSYVNSVIKTLLGYYSDKYTLVEKDGAMLLGWKNRNLISASAWH, from the exons ATGGTTATTTTTTATGGTTTTCCTGTGGATTGTGAGCAATTGATGGTTATGGCGGTTTCTGTCGAGTTATTGTCGTTTGATTGGATGTTTTTTCTGTATTTTACGGCGATTGGAGCTTGTTTCCTGCGTAAACTATGGTTTTTGAGGAAGTTGATTCGGATGGAAG ATATCTCACCGATTGATGCTCATCCTTCTAGCATGGACCTCCATCAGTTTTATGGATTGAGTGGCACAGACATATCCTATGAATTCCCTTCTCCAAGAAATCTGGCTTGTGCTGAATGGACTTTTGATTCAATCAAATTAGCTATTGGCAATTCGCTGAGCTCCCCTTTTTCCAGCCAGTTTGAGTGTGACAATTTTTCTGCAATTAGTGATGGTAAAGGACAGACTGAACGGTACAGCTCTCCGTTAGACAATGACGGTGCATTGATGCAGTCCCAAGTTCGTCTTCTATCGGACACTCAGGTACCATCAGAATCAGTACATGCAGTTTCCAGCCAGAGGATAAGGTATGCTCTACAAGAGATTGAGACTGTTCTCATGGCACCTGATACTTGTGAACCAATCGATCCTGATTTGAATAAAGATAAACCACCTCAGCTCAGAAAGCAGGGGTCAAGAACGAGGACCCGTGAGGTCCAATTCAAGTCTTCTGATCCTGCACAGCCTCAGTCTCTCTCTGTTACATATCTAGATATGAGCCATGAAATCCGTCAGGAGAAACGTCTTAAAAGAATAAAGTTTGCAGGTGGTGATGTGAAACAGCTTCTAATCGAGTGTGCAGAAGCTTTATCTGAGAATAAGATAGATAAATTTGAATTATTGGTCGAGGAAGCCCGAGGTGTTGTTTCTATCAGTGGTGAGCCTATCCAGCGTCTTGGTGCTTATATGCTAGAAGGGCTAGTGGCAAGGCACGAGTCTTCTGGCACCAGCATCTATCATGCCTTGAGGTGCCGTGAGCCAGAGAGCAAGGAGCTTCTCTCTTACATGCGGATCTTGTATGACATCTGCCCCTACTTAAAGTTTGGATATATGGCAGCGAATGGAGCAATTGCTGATGCACTGAAAACTGAGAACAGAATCCACATCATAGACTTTCAAATTGCTCAAGGTACCCAATGGATCACTCTTATACAGGCATTAGCTGTAAGACCTGGGGGTCCACCACATGTGCGAATCACAGGGATCGATGACCCAACATCGGAGTATGCCCGAGGAGATGGCTTGCAGCTAGTCGGGAAGATGTTGTCAGACATGTCCAAGAAGTTCAATATTCCCCTCGAGTTTAAAGGCCTCCCTGTGTATGGCCCCGAGGTCACAAGAGAAATGTTGGAGATTAGACCCGGGGAAGCACTTGCCGTGAACTTCACTCTTCAGCTTCACCACACACCGGATGAAGGTGTCGATGTGAACAACCCTCGTGATGGATTGCTCCGGATGGTGAAGGGATTGTCTCCGAGAGTGACGACGCTGGTGGAGCAAGAGTCCAACACCAACACAACATCATTCTTGACAAGATTCATGGAGACTCTAGAATATTACTCTGCCATGCTCGAATCAATAGATGCGACGCTGCCGAGGGACAGCAAGGAGAGGATAAACGTGGAGCAGCACTGTCTGGCAAAGGACATAGTTAACATCATTGCCTGTGAAGGGAAGGAGAGGGTGGAGAGACACGAGCTACTTGGCAAGTGGAGGTCCAGGCTTAGCATGGCCGGTTTCAAGCCTTACCCGCTCAGCTCCTATGTGAACTCCGTGATAAAGACTCTATTGGGATACTACTCTGATAAATATACCTTGGTGGAGAAAGATGGCGCGATGCTGCTGGGTTGGAAGAACAGGAACCTGATCTCGGCTTCTGCTTGGCACTGA